In Styela clava chromosome 14, kaStyClav1.hap1.2, whole genome shotgun sequence, the following are encoded in one genomic region:
- the LOC120340472 gene encoding uncharacterized protein LOC120340472 isoform X1 → MYDESTYILLVPPNPGAKQKRFETMAMSDFMECMASIGKTTSTQGTQVTFQDRICNLGIMNCETQTVKIERNNKSTGVDHPSKTDFSCNTEIAKRDMATMTLETNTIFGKRSHVVLPMQRCSTSFSEVPNPETKFKQQQKEIQDWASNKKAENKRDMKFLECHLKKLQVYMQNIAGENSELISFGSRYVNHILDTTKRLSTEDKAKVMEQDKVIMAKNFETDPLWSLTNVCPVGGEDQKATVLVNRNTSEEIYKELKETSLKRSREIPTEASRNGNNNNDSGIVSKRMRFKENKCGSQSPEMVVLSTADITPENSPLKTQQNSRKSSDTYSIPRVIGGHVSRPVSHSDAPRRRFSCNTPVTPSENTLGSIRNGNSRPVADGRPHTPTEPYPAYLSSSNTYKNNTSRGQITTNKYPINIKLQNPNLNRSADPQGTCNMSNNSHAPPKPTGLQNLRDPRLRSRAKRASQEEEQATKLKQWDQNRPKSQTSKQEHAKRERSKSSNLENVSAGKYERTPPMPKTAQIRNRGDLTSQKKTMQSKGWQVPENQPQYKSQTYKYNTNHLENQPQYKSQTYSNRQYVQNMQPRMKSTVHRQSYHPSLNEHNNDIHHIRFTKERREGYDRNQFLDDEYTM, encoded by the exons ATGTATGACGAAAGTACTTACATTTTGCTAGTTCCGCCTAATCCCGGCGCTAAGCAAAAGCGATTTGAAACAATGGCAATGTCTGATTTTATGGAGTGTATGGCCAGTATTGGTAAAACTACAAGTACGCAAGGTACACAGGTTACCTTTCAGGATAGAATATGCAATCTTGGAATTATGAATTGTGAAACCCAAACCGTGAAAATTGAGAGAAATAATAAATCCACAGGTGTCGATCATCCCAGTAAAACTGACTTCAGTTGCAACACTGAAATCGCAAAAAGGGATATGGCAACAATGACACTGGAAACTAATACAATATTTGGTAAAAGATCTCATGTCGTTTTGCCAATGCAAAGATGCTCCACCAGCTTCTCAGAAGTTCCTAATCCTGAAACGAAGTTTAAACAACAACAGAAAGAAATCCAAGATTGGGCGAGCAATAAAAAAGCAGAAAATAAGAGAGATATGAAATTTCTGGAATGCCATCTGAAAAAACTACAG GTATACATGCAAAATATAGCCGGAGAAAATTCAGAACTCATTAGTTTTGGATCCCGCTACGTTAATCACATTTTGGATACAACGAAGAGACTTTCAACAGAAGACAAAGCAAAAGTCATGGAACAGGATAAAGTAATAATGGCTAAAAACTTTGAAACAGATCCCCTCTGGAGCTTGACTAATGTTTGCCCTGTTGGTGGGGAAGACCAAAAAGCAACAGTTTTGGTAAACAGGAATACAAGTGAAGAAATATACAAGGAATTAAAAGAAACATCTTTAAAACGGAGCCGTGAAATTCCAACCGAAGCATCGAGAAACgggaataataataatgattctGGTATTGTTTCAAAAAGAATGAGATTTAAAGAGAATAAATGTGGTTCTCAGTCACCTGAAATGGTAGTTTTGTCAACAGCTGATATAACACCTGAGAATTCTCCCTTAAAAACACAACAGAATTCACGAAAGTCCTCGGATACATACTCTATACCGAGAGTCATCGGTGGCCATGTCTCACGTCCTGTTTCCCACTCTGACGCTCCAAGGCGTAGGTTCAGTTGTAACACACCGGTAACACCATCCGAAAACACCCTGGGTTCAATCCGAAATGGCAATTCTAGGCCTGTTGCTGATGGAAGGCCCCACACTCCCACAGAACCTTACCCTGCATATCTCTCTTCTTCAAACACTTATAAAAATAACACATCTAGAGGTCAGATTACGACCAATAAGTACCCAATCAATATAAAACTACAGAATCCAAATCTTAATCGATCTGCAGACCCTCAAGGGACCTGTAACATGTCTAATAACTCTCATGCACCACCCAAGCCAACAGGCCTACAAAATTTAAGAGACCCAAGACTAAGGTCAAGGGCTAAAAGGGCCTCCCAAGAAGAGGAACAAGCTACAAAACTTAAACAATGGGATCAAAACAGACCAAAAAGTCAAACATCGAAGCAAGAACATGCCAAAAGAGAGCGGTCAAAATCGAGCAATTTGGAAAATGTTAGTGCTGGAAAATATGAAAGAACACCTCCAATGCCAAAAACTGCTCAAATACGGAATAGAGGGGACTTAACTTCGCAGAAAAAAACAATGCAAAGCAAGGGCTGGCAAGTGCCTGAAAACCAACCACAATATAAGTCACAGACttataaatataatacaaacCATCTTGAAAATCAACCACAATATAAGTCACAGACTTATTCAAACCGTCAATATGTTCAAAATATGCAACCTAGAATGAAATCAACGGTACATAGACAATCATATCATCCAAGTTTGAATGAGCATAACAATGACATACATCACATTAGATTTACAAAAGAGAGAAGAGAGGGCTACGACAGAAACCAGTTTTTGGATGACGAATATACAATGTAG
- the LOC120340472 gene encoding uncharacterized protein LOC120340472 isoform X2 has translation MGDESLYEESPYIVVEPLNPNAKNKPIVWMTWAKLTRFMTDFGHKTSKMQVPQVTFRDELNSPSIRNRKTQTVEIENKSDFSCNTTFRDKLNSRSIRNRKTQTVKIESKSDSCNTEIGKEDMEAMVLKLNAMVGKGSRVDLLMQTKEADRRRHMEIFRYEIELVNCHQRNLQIYLRNISREIPSRLLSFASSYADHILDMTSRLTTEDKAKVARQDKVIMAENFKTDPRWRFTNDIPVSVRDPRTKDLACKNTSIKIKKELKKSPSSSRFPEESRNHNSDHESGSKRRRFDMTECEHVESPEMVVLSTADITPENSPPASPRASRKSSISSMVDNISSPVSHSDTLRRRLSLISPVTPPTTPPDEIQNSNYQSDDERSHTPTKPYPANLSSSKTSIKNTSKNRSTSNKYLTNLKLQNRNSYRTSISHRSYDESNTSHAPRKPRGISLRNRHAQRSSRGLGLKSRPRKVPQCQHRPRSRANKQDYPRRERSKSHNSENAEKYDKTPPMLRTVIIRKREEQTSQSDHWLEPPRSHDANYQPVEKLKPLMESYDLRQLQYGAQSPDYYTDNQYLQNRESGMEQLRQMELYYPDRYEEGNDRLAVEWPGYGGFNEY, from the exons ATGGGTGACGAATCTCTGTACGAAGAATCTCCGTACATAGTGGTGGAGCCACTTAATCCAAACGCAAAAAACAAGCCTATTGTATGGATGACATGGGCTAAGTTGACGAGGTTCATGACTGATTTTGGCCACAAAACTTCGAAAATGCAAGTCCCACAGGTTACCTTTCGAGATGAATTAAATAGTCCGAGTATTAGGAACCGCAAAACCCAGACTGTGGAAATTGAGAATAAAAGCGACTTCAGCTGTAACACAACCTTTCGGGATAAATTAAACAGTCGGAGTATTAGGAACCGCAAAACCCAAACTGTAAAAATTGAAAGTAAAAGTGACAGTTGCAACACAGAAATTGGGAAAGAAGACATGGAAGCAATGGTATTGAAATTGAATGCAATGGTTGGTAAGGGATCTCGTGTAGATTTGCTAATGCAAACTAAAGAAGCAGACAGAAGACGACATATGGAAATTTTCAGATACGAAATAGAATTGGTGAATTGTCATCAGAGGAACTTACAG ATTTACCTGCGGAATATATCGAGGGAAATCCCTTCAAGACTACTTAGTTTTGCATCTAGCTACGCCGACCACATTCTTGACATGACAAGCAGACTTACAACAGAAGACAAAGCAAAAGTCGCGAGGCAGGATAAAGTAATAATGGCTGAAAACTTCAAAACAGATCCCCGTTGGAGATTCACCAATGATATCCCTGTTAGTGTAAGAGACCCAAGGACAAAAGATTTAGCCTGCAAAAATacaagtataaaaataaaaaaggaattAAAGAAATCGCCTTCATCAAGCCGATTCCCGGAGGAATCGAGAAACCATAATAGCGACCATGAATCTGGTTCAAAGCGAAGGAGATTTGATATGACTGAATGTGAACATGTGGAGTCACCAGAAATGGTAGTATTGTCAACGGCTGATATAACACCTGAAAATTCTCCTCCCGCATCACCACGGGCTTCACGAAAGTCCTCGATATCTAGTATGGTTGACAATATCTCCTCTCCCGTCTCTCACTCTGACACTCTAAGGCGTAGATTGAGTCTAATCTCGCCGGTAACACCGCCTACCACTCCCCCCGATGAAATTCAGAATAGCAATTACCAGTCTGATGACGAAAGGTCCCACACACCGACAAAACCATACCCTGCAAATCTCTCTTCTTCAAAGACATCTATAAAAAACACATCCAAAAATCGGTCTACATCCAATAAATACCTGACAAATCTAAAACTACAAAACCGTAATAGTTATCGTACCTCCATTTCTCACAGAAGCTATGACGAGTCCAATACCTCTCATGCACCACGGAAACCAAGGGGCATTTCTTTGAGAAATCGCCATGCTCAACGAAGTTCAAGAGGCTTGGGACTAAAGTCAAGGCCAAGAAAAGTCCCTCAATGTCAACATAGACCGAGAAGTCGAGCAAATAAGCAAGACTATCCCAGAAGGGAACGTTCGAAGTCGCACAATTCAGAAAATGCAGAAAAATACGATAAAACGCCTCCAATGCTAAGAACTGTTATAATTCGAAAAAGGGAGGAGCAAACATCACAAAGCGACCACTGGTTAGAGCCACCACGGTCTCATGATGCAAACTATCAACCCGTGGAGAAATTGAAACCTCTCATGGAATCGTACGACCTTAGACAATTACAATATGGAGCACAGTCTCCTGATTATTACACAGACAATCAATATTTACAGAATCGGGAATCTGGAATGGAACAACTCCGCCAAATGGAACTGTATTATCCAGATAGATATGAGGAAGGCAATGACAGGCTTGCAGTTGAGTGGCCGGGCTATGGCGGTTTCAATGAATATTAA
- the LOC120340472 gene encoding uncharacterized protein LOC120340472 isoform X3, which yields MYDESTYILLVPPNPGAKQKRFETMAMSDFMECMASIGKTTSTQGTQVTFQDRICNLGIMNCETQTVKIERNNKSTGVDHPSKTDFSCNTEIAKRDMATMTLETNTIFGKRSHVVLPMQRCSTSFSEVPNPETKFKQQQKEIQDWASNKKAENKRDMKFLECHLKKLQIYLRNISREIPSRLLSFASSYADHILDMTSRLTTEDKAKVARQDKVIMAENFKTDPRWRFTNDIPVSVRDPRTKDLACKNTSIKIKKELKKSPSSSRFPEESRNHNSDHESGSKRRRFDMTECEHVESPEMVVLSTADITPENSPPASPRASRKSSISSMVDNISSPVSHSDTLRRRLSLISPVTPPTTPPDEIQNSNYQSDDERSHTPTKPYPANLSSSKTSIKNTSKNRSTSNKYLTNLKLQNRNSYRTSISHRSYDESNTSHAPRKPRGISLRNRHAQRSSRGLGLKSRPRKVPQCQHRPRSRANKQDYPRRERSKSHNSENAEKYDKTPPMLRTVIIRKREEQTSQSDHWLEPPRSHDANYQPVEKLKPLMESYDLRQLQYGAQSPDYYTDNQYLQNRESGMEQLRQMELYYPDRYEEGNDRLAVEWPGYGGFNEY from the exons ATGTATGACGAAAGTACTTACATTTTGCTAGTTCCGCCTAATCCCGGCGCTAAGCAAAAGCGATTTGAAACAATGGCAATGTCTGATTTTATGGAGTGTATGGCCAGTATTGGTAAAACTACAAGTACGCAAGGTACACAGGTTACCTTTCAGGATAGAATATGCAATCTTGGAATTATGAATTGTGAAACCCAAACCGTGAAAATTGAGAGAAATAATAAATCCACAGGTGTCGATCATCCCAGTAAAACTGACTTCAGTTGCAACACTGAAATCGCAAAAAGGGATATGGCAACAATGACACTGGAAACTAATACAATATTTGGTAAAAGATCTCATGTCGTTTTGCCAATGCAAAGATGCTCCACCAGCTTCTCAGAAGTTCCTAATCCTGAAACGAAGTTTAAACAACAACAGAAAGAAATCCAAGATTGGGCGAGCAATAAAAAAGCAGAAAATAAGAGAGATATGAAATTTCTGGAATGCCATCTGAAAAAACTACAG ATTTACCTGCGGAATATATCGAGGGAAATCCCTTCAAGACTACTTAGTTTTGCATCTAGCTACGCCGACCACATTCTTGACATGACAAGCAGACTTACAACAGAAGACAAAGCAAAAGTCGCGAGGCAGGATAAAGTAATAATGGCTGAAAACTTCAAAACAGATCCCCGTTGGAGATTCACCAATGATATCCCTGTTAGTGTAAGAGACCCAAGGACAAAAGATTTAGCCTGCAAAAATacaagtataaaaataaaaaaggaattAAAGAAATCGCCTTCATCAAGCCGATTCCCGGAGGAATCGAGAAACCATAATAGCGACCATGAATCTGGTTCAAAGCGAAGGAGATTTGATATGACTGAATGTGAACATGTGGAGTCACCAGAAATGGTAGTATTGTCAACGGCTGATATAACACCTGAAAATTCTCCTCCCGCATCACCACGGGCTTCACGAAAGTCCTCGATATCTAGTATGGTTGACAATATCTCCTCTCCCGTCTCTCACTCTGACACTCTAAGGCGTAGATTGAGTCTAATCTCGCCGGTAACACCGCCTACCACTCCCCCCGATGAAATTCAGAATAGCAATTACCAGTCTGATGACGAAAGGTCCCACACACCGACAAAACCATACCCTGCAAATCTCTCTTCTTCAAAGACATCTATAAAAAACACATCCAAAAATCGGTCTACATCCAATAAATACCTGACAAATCTAAAACTACAAAACCGTAATAGTTATCGTACCTCCATTTCTCACAGAAGCTATGACGAGTCCAATACCTCTCATGCACCACGGAAACCAAGGGGCATTTCTTTGAGAAATCGCCATGCTCAACGAAGTTCAAGAGGCTTGGGACTAAAGTCAAGGCCAAGAAAAGTCCCTCAATGTCAACATAGACCGAGAAGTCGAGCAAATAAGCAAGACTATCCCAGAAGGGAACGTTCGAAGTCGCACAATTCAGAAAATGCAGAAAAATACGATAAAACGCCTCCAATGCTAAGAACTGTTATAATTCGAAAAAGGGAGGAGCAAACATCACAAAGCGACCACTGGTTAGAGCCACCACGGTCTCATGATGCAAACTATCAACCCGTGGAGAAATTGAAACCTCTCATGGAATCGTACGACCTTAGACAATTACAATATGGAGCACAGTCTCCTGATTATTACACAGACAATCAATATTTACAGAATCGGGAATCTGGAATGGAACAACTCCGCCAAATGGAACTGTATTATCCAGATAGATATGAGGAAGGCAATGACAGGCTTGCAGTTGAGTGGCCGGGCTATGGCGGTTTCAATGAATATTAA